The Triticum aestivum cultivar Chinese Spring chromosome 7B, IWGSC CS RefSeq v2.1, whole genome shotgun sequence genome window below encodes:
- the LOC123160631 gene encoding aspartate aminotransferase, mitochondrial — MAMSRAAAAVGQRRCGPLLPAARSMASWFGHVEPAAKDPILGVSEAFLADPSPDKVNVGVGAYRDDDGKPVVLQCVREAERRIAGSTNMEYLPMGGSVKMIEESLKLAYGEDSEFIKDKRIAAVQALSGTGACRLFADFQKRFLPDSQIYIPTPTWSNHHNIWRDAQVPQRTFAYYHPESRGLDFAGLMDDIKNAPEGSFFLLHACAHNPTGVDPSEEQWREISHQFKVKNHFPFFDMAYQGFASGDPERDAKAIRIFLEDGHQIGCAQSYAKNMGLYGQRAGCLSILCDDEIQAVAVKSQLQQIARPMYSNPPLHGALIVSTILGDPALKSLWLKEVKGMADRIIGMRQALKESLEKLGSPLSWEHITNQIGMFCYSGMTPEQVDRLTNEFHIYMTRNGRISMAGVTTGNVAYLANAIHEVTKTN; from the exons ATGGCGATGTCTCGCGCCGCCGCGGCGGTCGGGCAGCGGAGGTGCGGGCCGCTCCTGCCCGCGGCGAGGTCCATGGCGTCGTGGTTCGGCCACGTGGAGCCGGCCGCCAAGGACCCCATCCTCGGCGTCAGCGAGGCCTTCCTCGCCGACCCCTCGCCGGACAAAGTGAACGTCGGCGTC GGTGCGTATCGGGACGACGACGGGAAGCCCGTCGTGCTCCAGTGCGTGCGCGAGGCGGAGCGGCGCATCGCCGGGAGCACCAACAT GGAGTACCTTCCGATGGGAGGAAGCGTGAAGATGATTGAGGAATCGCTGAAGCTGGCATACGGGGAGGATTCTGAGTTCATCAAGGACAAGAGGATCGCGGCAGTGCAGGCTCTTTCAGGGACTGGTGCATGTCGCCTCTTTGCAGATTTCCAGaaacgcttcttgccggattcacaGATCTACATACCTACGCCTACATGGTCAAA CCATCACAACATTTGGAGGGATGCCCAGGTACCACAAAGAACATTTGCCTACTACCATCCAGAGTCAAGAGGACTGGACTTTGCAGGCCTAATGGATGATATCAAG aatgcTCCAGAGGGTTCCTTCTTTTTGCTTCATGCGTGTGCTCACAATCCCACTGGGGTTGATCCTTCTGAGGAACAATGGAGAGAGATATCTCACCAGTTTAAG GTGAAGAACCATTTCCCATTTTTCGACATGGCGTACCAAGGATTTGCCAGTGGTGACCCAGAGAGAGATGCCAAGGCTATTAGAATCTTTCTTGAAGATGGACATCAAATTGGATGTGCACAGTCGTATGCAAAGAACATGGGACTTTATGGCCAAAGAGCAGGATGCCTCAG TATTCTCTGTGACGATGAAATACAAGCAGTTGCTGTGAAGAGCCAATTACAACAGATTGCCAGACCTATGTACAGCAACCCACCCCTTCATGGCGCACTAATTGTTTCCACTATCCTTGGTGATCCAGCACTGAAAAGCTTGTGGCTGAAGGAGGTCAAG GGTATGGCTGATCGCATTATTGGTATGCGACAAGCACTCAAGGAGAGTCTTGAAAAGTTGGGTTCACCATTATCATGGGAACATATTACTAATCAG ATTGGCATGTTTTGCTACAGCGGGATGACACCTGAACAAGTTGATCGCTTGACAAATGAGTTCCACATATACATGACTCGTAATGGCAGGATAAG CATGGCTGGTGTAACAACAGGAAATGTCGCCTATTTGGCTAACGCTATTCATGAGGTCACTAAGACAAATTAA